TCAGTGACAACCGCTAAAGATGACGCCGACACCGCCGACGAACTGAAGCCGAGTGAAACGGGCGAGGCGGCAGATGACACCGCGCCGGACGACACCGGGAACGACGTCGGCGACAGCGAGCCCGCAACCGACCCCCGCTGGGGGCGACGCCTGCTAATCGGCGCAGTTGTGGTGATCTTCGTTGCCGCACTTGCCACTTCAGGCTACCTCGGCTGGCAGCTATGGCAGGGCCAGCAGATCGAGCAGGCGAGTCAACAGGCTCAACAAGCAGCCGTCACGTACGCGCAGATCTTGACCAGCATCGACTCCAACAACGTCGACGAGAACTTCGCCCAGGTTTTGGACGGGTCGACCGGTGAGTTCAAGGACATGTATTCGCAGTCGAGCGTTCAGCTACGGCAATTGCTCATCGACAACAAGGCGACGGCGCATGGTGTCGTGCTGGATTCGGCGGTGCAGTCCGCGTCCAAGGACAAGGTTGTCGTGCTGCTGTTCGTGGATCAGGCGGTATCCAACACCAGCGTGCCCGACCCCCGGGTCGACCGCAGCAGGATCAAGATGACGATGGAGAACGTCGACGATCGTTGGCGGGCAAGCAAAGTCGAACTGCCGTGATCGCACGCTGCGTCGTCGCTATCGTCGCCGTTGGGGCGGCGTTCTGCGTGGCACCGGCCGTGTCGGCGTCAGCGCCGGCCCTGTGCGGTGAGCTGGGCGGTCATTGGGACGGGCAGTCCTGCAGCACGTCGGTGGAATCGGAGCGCAAGGCGGTTCGCAACATCAAGATGGCGTTGCCCGGCGATCTGGTGGAAAACCCCACCATCCGGGAGTACCTGACCAACCTGATGAACAACTGGCGCAATGCGGCGCGAAAGATGGCTCAAGACAGCTTCGGCGAGGAGCAATTCCAGATCTTCCAGCACGGGGACGCGATGACGGTCGTCTTCCACGAGATGTACTCGGGCACCGTCGGTACCGATGCCCTCGCCCACCCGAACGCGCCCATCATCAGCGACGCCTACCGCACTTTCACCTTCGCGGGCGGCCGACAGTTGACGCTGGCCGACCTGTTCAAGCCGGGAGTCGACCACGGGGCTGAGATCCCGCGGTTGGGTGCGCCGTTCATCGTGGCGGCCCTCGATGCCGCACCGCCGCCGCATCAGCCTGGGACCTATCCGTTCACCCCGGACCGCTGGACCCCGGACAAGGTGTACTCCGGCGGCTACCGGGCCTGGGCGTTGACATCCGATGAGTTGATTCTCTATATGCCCGACTACCCCGTCGGTCATGACACCCCGTTGGACTACACGGTCGGCCGCATGCAGTGGGCGATGGACGGCGGTACGGTACAGGCCCATATTCCGCTGGCCGCGCTGCGTTCGATACTGCGTCCCGAGTTCGGTGGCGCATAGCCGAATAGCGCCACGGCCGCGGCCGCGCGGGTCATACTTTGCGGATGCCCTTCGCAGACTTGGTAATTAACGCGACCGTTCTTACCGTCGACGACGCACAACCCACTGCCGAATCGATAGCCGTGTCCGGTGGCCGCATCGTCGCCGTGGGTGGCAAGTCTGAGGTCGCGGCCTGGATCGGCCCGGACACGCACACCGAGGACCTCGGTGACGCATGCGTCATGCCCGGCCTCGTCGAGGCTCATGGGCACCCGCTGATGGAGGCCATCGTGCTGTCGGACCGGATGGTCGACATTCGCCCAGTCACGCTGGCGAACGCCGACGACGTGGTCGCGGCGATCAAAGGGGAAGTCGCCAAGCGCGGGGTCGAGGGCGCCTACCTCAACGGCTGGGACGCGCTGCTGCAGGACGGACTACCCGACCCGACGCTCGCCTGGCTCGACGGCATCGCCCCCGAAAACCCGTTGGTGATCATCCACAACTCCGGACACAAGGCCTACTTCAACTCCGCGGCGGCCGCCCGCGTCGGCCTGACCGGTGACACACCGGACCCGAAGGGTGCCAAGTACGGACGGAACGCCGACGGGTCGCTCGACGGGAGCGCCGAGGAGATCCAGGCGGTGTTCCCGCTGCTGCAGGGTGCGATCCAGCCCACCGACTACCCGGCGATGCTGCGCGCCGAACTCGCCCGGCTGAACCGCGCCGGGTTGACAACATGTTCGGAGATGGCGTTCGACCCGGGGTTCCGCCCGGTGATCGACCAGATGCGTGACGACCTCACCGTGCGGCTGCGCGTCTACGAAATGTCCACCGCCGCGATGACCACCGACCAGGTACCAGACAACGGCGACGACATGTTCCGGCAGGCCGGCATCAAGATCTGGGTCGACGGCTCTCCGTGGATCGGCAACATCGACCTGTCGTTCCCGTACCTCGACACCGCGGCCACCCGCAGCGTCGGCATTCCGAAGGGGTCGTGTGGTTGTGCGAACTACACCCGTGAGCAGCTGACCGAGATCGTTGGCGCCTACTTTCCGAAGGGCTGGCAGATGGCCTGCCACGTCCAGGGCGATGCGGGTGCCGACACCATCCTCGACGTCTACGAAGAAGCGCTGCGCGCGCACCCCCGCGACGACCATCGGTTGCGCCTCGAGCATGTCGGCGCCATACGCGACGACCAACTGCAACGCGCTCACGATCTCGGCGTCACCTGCAGCCTGTTCGTCGACCAGATCCACTATTGGGGCGACATCGTCGTCGACGGCCTTTTCGGACCTGAGCGCGGAAACCGTTGGATGCCATGTGGTTCGGCGGTGGCGACGGGGATGCGCATCTCCTTGCACAACGACCCGCCCGTCACACCCGAGGAGCCACTGCGCAACATCAGCGTCGCCGTCACCCGCACCGCACCGAGCGGTCGGGTGATCGGGCCGGAGCAACGGATCACCGTGGATCAGGCGATCCGGGCGCAGACCATCGACGCGGCGTGGCAGCTGCACTCCGACGACGTCATCGGCTCGCTGGAAGTGGGCAAGTACGCGGACATGGTGGTGCTTTCGGCGGACCCGCGAACGGTGCCGCCCGAGCAGATCGCCGACCTCGAAGTGCGTGCGACCTACCTGGCGGGCAGGCAGGTATACGGACAATGACGCGGCTGGGCGGTTCGAACATCGTTGCGCCGCAAAGCCGCAACCAGAACAGGAGTAGTGATGTCCGAATCCGTACCGCATCGCCATGCCGCATCGGAACCGCATAGGCACGCTGCACCAAACCCATGGACGACGATCCGGACCCCTAGGTTCTGGCTGACGCCAATCGTCGTGTCCCTCGTCGTGTTCTCGGCGTTGGCGTTGTTGTACCTGGCGGGAATCCTCAACCCGACACCGAATCTGCGGCATTTCCCGGTCGCGGTCGTCAACTCCGATGCCGGCGCCGACGGCAAGCAGATCGTCGACGGGTTGGTGTCGGGACTGAACCCCGATCAGTTTGACGTGCGGGTGTTGTCGGAGGACGCGGCCAGAGCACAGTTGGGTCGGGCGGAGATCTACGGACTTGTCCAGATACCGTCGGACTTCTCGGCGAAGCTGCAGGCCCTCGGTCAGGGCGCGTTGCGGCCAAGTCAGGTGACTCGGCCGGTCATCACGATCTCCACCAATCCCCGGGCCGGCGAATTGGGCTCCAGCATCGCCGGGTTGACGTTGGGCAAGGCGGTCAACGAGATGAGCGACAAGATTGGCCAACGCATCTCTGCGCAGGTGCAGAAGGCCAGTGGCGCACCGTTGCCAGGTGGCGTTTCGCTCGCACTGACCAGCCCTGTCGATGTCCAGGTCAACGACTTCAACCCACTGCCGGGCGGCACCGGCAACGGCTTGTCGGCTTTCTATTACGCGCTGCTGTTGTTGCTCGCGGGGTTCACCGGCAGCATCCTGGTGAGCTCACTGGTCGACTCGATGCTCGGCTTCGTACCCGCCGAGCTCGGCCCCATGTACCGGTTCGCCGAACCGGTCAAGATCTCGCGGTTCACAACACTGCTCGTCAAATGGGGGTTGATGGCCATCATGGCGGTACTCACGTCCGCCGCATACATCGGTATCGCCACCGCATTGGGTATGCCGATACCGAATGCGTGGACGCTCTGGGCATACGGCGCGTTCACCATTGCGGCCGTCGGGATCACCTCGACGTCGTTGATCGCGGTGTTGGGTTCGGTTGGGCTGCTGGTGAACCTGTTCATCTTCGTCATGCTGGGACTACCGTCCAACGGCGCGACGATTCCGCTGGAGGCGGCCCCCAAGGTGTTTGGATGGCTCGCGAAGTTCGAACCTATGCATCAAGTCTTCCTTGGTGCGCGGGCGCTGCTCTACTTCGACGGTCGTGCCGACGCCGGGCTCACGCATTCGCTGACGATGACGGCTATCGGCCTCCTCATCGGCCTGCTGATCGGCGGCATCGTCACCCGCATCTACGACCGTCGAGGCCTGCAGCGCAGTCACACGGCAGCCGACGACACGTAAACGGCCGGATTGGCCGAAACGCGGGCACCGCCGGCGGTGTCCGTGGCAGGCTCAGAGCATGTCTGACCTGGCTGAACCCCGCTTCCTCGACGAACGCACGGCTCATTGGGCCGAAACACGACCCGACGCCGAGGCGTTCGATTACCTCGACCGATCCTGGACGTGGGCGGAGTGGAATGACCGCGTGCGCCGGCTGGCAGGTGCGCTGAAGGAGCGCGGCGTCAAGCGCGGGGATGTGGTGGCGTTCCTCGACAAGAACCACCCCGCCTGTGTGGAGCTGACGCTGGCGGCCGCCTCGCTGGGCGCGGCCAACGCGATCATCAACTTCCGGCTGGCCGCCGACGAGCTCGACTACGTGCTCAACGATTCGGGCGCCAAAGTGCTGATCGTGGGAAAGGAACTGCGGGCCAACGTCGACAAGATCCGCGACAAGCTCACCCACGTCGAGCACGTCATCGAGGTGACACCGGAGGGCGGCGACGGCGATGAGTACGAGGCGATGCTCGCGGCGGCTACGCCCGTCGATCGTCAAGACGATGTCGAGCCCGACGATGTCGCGATCATCATGTATTCATCAGGCACGACGGGCAAACCGAAGGGCGTGCAGCTGACTCAGGCGAACATCATCGCGCACACGGTGAACGCGCACGAGGGGTTCGAGTTCGACGAAGGCGACAAGAACATGGTGTCGATGCCGCTGTTCCATGTCGGCGGCTCGTCCTATGTGCAATTCGGAATCCACGACGGCTTCCCCAGCGTCATGACCCGCGAGGTCGACGGCGCGTCCCTGGCCGGCGCAATCTTCAAGGGTGCCAACCGGACATTCCTGGTGCCCGCGGTGCTGGCCAAGGTGCTCGACTCCGGTGAGGATGCGGTCAAGCTGTTCGGATCGCTGAAGACGTTCGCCTACGGCGCTTCGCCGATGCCGCTTCCATTGCTGCGTCGGGCGCTCGAAGCGTGGCCGAACACCGATTTCATGCAGGCGTACGGGCTGACCGAACTGTGCGGCGTCATCAGCCACCTGCTTCCCGAGGCGCACCGTGACCCGGGCAAGGAGGAGCGACTCTCGAGTGCGGGCACGCTGGTTCCCAACGCGGAGGTGCGGGTGGTCGATCCCGACACTCTCAAAGACGTGCCAGAGGGTGAGCAGGGTGAATTATGGTTCCGCTCACCACAGTTGATGAAGGGCTATCACAACAAGCCGGAGGCGACGGAGGAGTCGATCACCGAGGACGGCTGGTTCCGCACCGGTGACATCGGGCGCGTCGACGATGGCGGCTACATCTTCGTCGAGGACCGACTGAAGGACATGATCATCTCCGGCGGAGAGAACATCTACTCGATCGAGGTGGAGCGGGTACTCGCCGAGCATCCCGCGGTCTCCGATGTCGCGATCATCGGCATCCCCGACGACAAGTGGGGTGAGGTCGTCAAAGCCGTTGTCCAACTCGAGGGTGAGGCCACCGAAGACGAGTTGATCACCTTCGCCAGAGAGCGCTTGGCCGCGTACAAGTGCCCGAAGTCCGTCGATTTCAAGGACGAGTTGCCGCGTAATCCGACCGGAAAGATCCTCAAGAAGGATCTGCGCAAGCAGTACTCGTAAGGCGGTCTAGGGATCGGGTTCGGCGAGTATCCGCTCCCACTGCTTGCGCCCCGTTGGCGTAAGGCCGACGTCGCGGGTGTCGCGCCATTCGTCGATCTCGGCGATCGTCTCGTCACACCATTCGATGAGATTCCGGTAGAAGTCGGCGATGAACATCGCCTGACGCTCGATCAGGTGCAGCCGCTGGGGAAAGGGCCCGCCGGTGGTGAGAAGTTCGTCGATGAGTGCGTTTCCCTTGGCGTGGTATTCCCGGGCGTGGCGCGCAGTGGCTTCCAGCGCTGCGCGAAGATTCTCCTTGGTTGTCTGGTCACCGAGAAACATGCGCAGAAATCCCTCGACTTCGAGCAGAGGTGCTGCGGGGTCGGTGCCGAACCAATCGGCCAGTGCCGCACGGCCTTCCGGTGTGATCGTGTAGCGCGTTGCTTGCTTTCTGCGACCGTCGACCAGCTCGGCGGTAGCGTGCCCACGCTCGACGAGCCGCTTGAGCTCCGCGTACAGGTGGGCGTCCGATCGGGGCCAGAAGAAGTGCATGCCGCGCTTGATCTGAGCGACGATCTCGTACGCCGTCCACGGCTTTATGCCCAGCAACCCCAGAAGCGCGAACGATGTGGTGGTCGGCTTCGACGGCATACCTTGACAATACTCCATCTTGGAGTAACTTAAGCTCCATCCTGGAGTATAAAGGGGGGTATCGTGAACGCCACACAGTTCCTCGCACTCGTCGACACCGATCGAGGCGAACTAAAGGATCGCATCGGCCGGGCGCGGCAACGGTTTTATAAACTGGCTCGTACCGCCGATCCGAAAGCGCGGCGACGGGGCTTGGACTGGAACGTGAATCAGGTCATCGCCCACGTGCTTTGCGTCGCCCGTCGGTATCAAGCGATCGCGGAGGGCCGAGACTTTCGGCGCGCACGGTATCCGCGCGAGCTGGATCAGATCAACCGCGAAGAGATGCTGGCGGCGATGGCGCCGATACCCGAACTGCTCGAAAAGCTCGAGGCCTTGGAAACGGTGATGGACGAGTTTTTCGATAACCTTCCGGATGACTACACAAACGAATTTCACTGCGGTGCAACTACTTCCGGCATCATACTTCAGATTAACTGGCTCTTTGACCTGCTCTTGCATGGCGAGGACATCGCGCGGGCCGTCGGAGTGAAGTGGGACATTCACGAGCGTGACATGTTGCTGCTACTCCGCGAGGTGGTGGAGGTGGCGCCGGCCTACGTCAAACCGGGGATCTCACCTACGACCGATATCTCTGTGATTCTCCAGATCCCAGCTGCGCGGCCGTATCTGATGCACATTCACGACGGCACCCTTGAGGTTCGTCCCCGTCGATCCAGCGACAGGCCGGATGCCGTCCTGAAGGCGCCGGCATCGACCATGGTTCGGCTGATCCTTCAACGCATCGGTCCAGTCGCGGCGGTGGGCAAAGGCCTTCGCATCGTGGGCGGCCGGCGGCCGTGGAAGGCTTTGCAACTGGGCTCTTGCATCGAATCGCCCTAGCTCATCACGTCGGCGACCGCTCGACGGTCTAGGCCGGTGGCTTGACCGGGATGGCGATCTCGTTGCGGCGCCGGAACGGTAACGTCCACGGCGGATCGAAGAACCACGCCACCGGCTCGCCCACGGGTTCAACATCGTTGTCGCTCAGGATCTTCCGCAGTTCGTCGGTCCTAGCGGCGACGGCCGCCGAGCTGCGGTCACCAGTGAAGCGCAGGACGCCGTAGGTTTCCGCTGGGACCTCGACGAGGGTGACGTGATCATCGTCGGGCTCCGGCAATGTCTCCATCGTCCACTTGGACGGCATGAAGAACCGGATCGTCGACTCGCCCTCAGTGTTTCGCGCCTGTGCGACCGGAGCCGTCATGGCAATCGTGTCACCGCGATGCTGGCTGACAGGCGCCGTCATCGAGATCGTCTCGCCGCGGTGATTGGCGCCGAAGATGTAACCCGCCAGTCTGCGGAAGCCGATGTTGCGGGCGCGTTCGTCGTCGGCCGCCACCGCCGTTTCGGCGGCAATCCGCGGGCCGTACCGCCGGATCTCCACCCGATCGGTCAGTTTGGTCGCCAGATAGTGGGGTTCTTCGGTGCCGACGCGGATGCCGACGATCGACAAGATCGATTCGGCAACCTGGCCCGGTATGTCGCTCAGTCTCATCAACGCCGCCTGTTCAGCGCCCAGATGTGAGTCGACAGCGCGGTGGCGAACGAGGTCCACGCTGCGTAGGCGGCCATCGGGGCTGCCTTCCCACCGCGGACGGCGACCGAGCGCCGGGTCAGGTCGGCGCTGCTGATTGCCAGGATTCCGGCCGCGATCGCCGATGTGCCAAGCCAGCGGCGATTGAAGAACAACCAGGACCAACTCCCGTTCAGGATCAGGTTCGTCGCCAGCGCCGCAATATACGTCCGTCGCTCGTCTCGTAGTCCGCGTTGCTCCAGGTCGTCGATTGTCGCGGCCGACACCACTGCGATGTCGGCGTACAGGATCGGCCAGACGATCGGAAAAGCCTGGCGCGGAGGCTGATACGGCGGCTTCTTCAGGTTCGCATACCAAGGCGACTGCGCCGGGCGGCTCGCCAGCCCGCCGATGACCGCCGTCGCCGCGGTCGCCACAGCGGTTCCTGCGATAGTTCCTGACTTCAAGATCTGCTCCCTCGTGGCATCGTTAAGTTTCTTAACTATATCCACGAGGCGCCGGTCTAAACGCGGGCCAAAAGTGACCGATGCATGACGACCAAGGTCACCATCCCATGGAGCCCGGTATTCCCTTGAACGGCCCCGCGACCCGACTCGTGATCCAGCCGCCGTAAAAGCCCCCTGGCTGCGGAGTGACCTCTTCTCCGTCCACCGTGCACCGGTCCACCAGGGCAGGCATGACCGCGAGCGCGCCGGCGATCGCGGTGAATCCACGGGTCGGTGACACATAGGTCCATGCCGCCCGTGACGCCACCCGGCGCGGGCTGACGAGATCGAAATAACTCGCCTGCCCCTTCCATTCGCACCATGAGGAGCCGGCCGCCGCACGCAGACTGCCATCGATGAAGCTGCTGGCAGGCAGGTAATAGGTCGGGGGATGGCTGGTCTCGAGCACGCGCCACGCCGCCGTTGTCGATGCGATGACGACGCCTCCGAGTTCGACGGTGATCGAACCGTGGAACTCCTCCAGCCGCGGCGGTCGTGGGTAGTCCCACACCGACTCCTGGCCGGGGCGCGGTTTGTCAGGGGTGGGCATGTCACCACTGTAAAGCCGGCATCGATGAACCGGAGCGGGGCAGTATGGTCTGCGTGCCGCAGCTGGATGAGGTTCTCGACGGATTGCATGTCGTTTCGCTGCCGATGCGAGTTCGGTTCCGCGGCATCACCGTTCGAGAGGTCGCGCTCATCGAGGGCCCCGTGGGCTGGGGTGAGTTCGGGGCATTTCCCGAATACGAGCCGCCCGAAGCGGTGTTTTGGCTGGCGTCGGCCGTCGAGGCGGCATACCGGGCGCCCCCCGCCGTCCGGCGCGACCGCATCCCGATCAATGCCACCGTGCCCGCCGTCGTCGCCAGGCAGGTGCCCGAGGTGCTGTCCCGGTTTCCCGGCGCGCGCACCGCGAAGGTCAAGGTGGCCGAGCCCGGGCAGACCCTCGCCGACGACGTGGTGCGCGTCAACGCAGTACGCGCACTGGTACCGACGGTGCGCGTCGACGCCAACGGAGGCTGGAGCGTCGACGAGGCAGCCGAGGCGGCCGCCGCACTGACCGCCGACGGCCCGCTCGAGTACATCGAGCAGCCGTGCGCGACGGTGCCCGAGCTGGCTGCGCTGCGCCGCCGTGTTGACGTGGCGATCGCGGCCGACGAGAGCATCCGCAAGGCCGACGACCCGCTGCGCGTGGTGCGCGAGCACGCCGCCGACGTGGCGGTACTCAAGGTCGCGCCGCTGGGCGGCGTGGCCAGGATACTCGAGATCGCCGATCAGATCGACATCCCGATCGTGGTGTCCAGCGCGCTCGACTCCGCGGTCGGCATCGGCCGCGGACTGCTCGCCGCCGCCGCGCTTCCCGATTTGCCGTATGCCTGCGGCCTCGGCACCGGCGGGCTGTTCGTCGACGACGTCGGCGAACCCGTCGAACCGGTCGACGGGTTCCTGCCCGTCGCACCAGTGACGCCGGATCCGGCGCGGCTGGCCGCGCTGGCGGCGGCTTCCGACCGTCGGCGCTGGTGGATCGACCGAATCAAGGCCTGCTACCCGCTGATGTCCTAATTTGTGGGGGTCGCGGCCTAGACGCCACGCGGGCGCTGGCCAACACTGAAGGCGTGCGATCGGTGGTGATCCTCGGCTTCCCGGGCGTCCAGGCTCTTGACCTGGTCGGCCCGTTCGAGGTGTTCACGGGAGCCACCATCTGTCTGGCCAGTCAGGGGCGAGCAGACGAGGGCTATTCGGTCACCATCGTGACCCGGACGGGCGAACCCGCCGCCACTCTCACCGGCCTCGCACTGGTTGCCCAGCTGTTCCCCGACCCGCGCGAACCGATCGACACACTCGTGTTGCCCGGAGGCATGGGCGTTGACGATGCGCGGCGGGATCCCGACACCGTCGGTTGGATTCGGATCGCCGCCGAGCAGTCGCGGCGCGTCGTCAGCGTATGCACCGGCGCCTTCATCGCGGCGCAGGCCGGTCTGGTCGACGGTTGCGTCGCGACCACGCACTGGGCGTTCGCTTCGCAGCTGGCCGACGAGTTCCCCGCCGTGACCGTCGATCCCGAACCGATCTTTGTGCGCAGCTCCGAACAGGTCTGGACCGCGGCCGGTGTCACGGCGGGGATCGACCTGACCCTGTCGCTGGTCGAAGACGACTACGGCACCGACGTCGCGCAGACGGTGGCGCGCTGGATGGTGATGTACCTGCGGCGGCCCGGTGGCCAGACGCAGTTCGCCGCGCCGGTGTGGATGCCACGCGCCAAGCGGGCACCGATCCGCGACGTGCAGAACGCGATCGAAGCCGAACCCGGTGGCGCGCACAGTATTCCCGAACTCGCCCGGCGCGCGGCGATGAGCCCTCGGCACTTCACACGGGTGTTCACCGATGAGGTGGGGGAGGCGCCAGGGGCATATGTCGAGCGGATCCGCACCGAGGCCGCCCGCAGGCAACTCGAGGAGACCGACGACACCGTGACGGTCATCGCGGCGCGCTGCGGCTTCGGTAGTGCCGAGACGCTGCGCCGCAATTTCGTTCGACGACTGGGCATTTCGCCCGATCAATACCGCAAG
The sequence above is drawn from the Mycobacterium gallinarum genome and encodes:
- a CDS encoding mannan-binding protein; its protein translation is MARCVVAIVAVGAAFCVAPAVSASAPALCGELGGHWDGQSCSTSVESERKAVRNIKMALPGDLVENPTIREYLTNLMNNWRNAARKMAQDSFGEEQFQIFQHGDAMTVVFHEMYSGTVGTDALAHPNAPIISDAYRTFTFAGGRQLTLADLFKPGVDHGAEIPRLGAPFIVAALDAAPPPHQPGTYPFTPDRWTPDKVYSGGYRAWALTSDELILYMPDYPVGHDTPLDYTVGRMQWAMDGGTVQAHIPLAALRSILRPEFGGA
- a CDS encoding SOUL family heme-binding protein translates to MRLSDIPGQVAESILSIVGIRVGTEEPHYLATKLTDRVEIRRYGPRIAAETAVAADDERARNIGFRRLAGYIFGANHRGETISMTAPVSQHRGDTIAMTAPVAQARNTEGESTIRFFMPSKWTMETLPEPDDDHVTLVEVPAETYGVLRFTGDRSSAAVAARTDELRKILSDNDVEPVGEPVAWFFDPPWTLPFRRRNEIAIPVKPPA
- a CDS encoding amidohydrolase, which produces MPFADLVINATVLTVDDAQPTAESIAVSGGRIVAVGGKSEVAAWIGPDTHTEDLGDACVMPGLVEAHGHPLMEAIVLSDRMVDIRPVTLANADDVVAAIKGEVAKRGVEGAYLNGWDALLQDGLPDPTLAWLDGIAPENPLVIIHNSGHKAYFNSAAAARVGLTGDTPDPKGAKYGRNADGSLDGSAEEIQAVFPLLQGAIQPTDYPAMLRAELARLNRAGLTTCSEMAFDPGFRPVIDQMRDDLTVRLRVYEMSTAAMTTDQVPDNGDDMFRQAGIKIWVDGSPWIGNIDLSFPYLDTAATRSVGIPKGSCGCANYTREQLTEIVGAYFPKGWQMACHVQGDAGADTILDVYEEALRAHPRDDHRLRLEHVGAIRDDQLQRAHDLGVTCSLFVDQIHYWGDIVVDGLFGPERGNRWMPCGSAVATGMRISLHNDPPVTPEEPLRNISVAVTRTAPSGRVIGPEQRITVDQAIRAQTIDAAWQLHSDDVIGSLEVGKYADMVVLSADPRTVPPEQIADLEVRATYLAGRQVYGQ
- a CDS encoding long-chain-fatty-acid--CoA ligase; its protein translation is MSDLAEPRFLDERTAHWAETRPDAEAFDYLDRSWTWAEWNDRVRRLAGALKERGVKRGDVVAFLDKNHPACVELTLAAASLGAANAIINFRLAADELDYVLNDSGAKVLIVGKELRANVDKIRDKLTHVEHVIEVTPEGGDGDEYEAMLAAATPVDRQDDVEPDDVAIIMYSSGTTGKPKGVQLTQANIIAHTVNAHEGFEFDEGDKNMVSMPLFHVGGSSYVQFGIHDGFPSVMTREVDGASLAGAIFKGANRTFLVPAVLAKVLDSGEDAVKLFGSLKTFAYGASPMPLPLLRRALEAWPNTDFMQAYGLTELCGVISHLLPEAHRDPGKEERLSSAGTLVPNAEVRVVDPDTLKDVPEGEQGELWFRSPQLMKGYHNKPEATEESITEDGWFRTGDIGRVDDGGYIFVEDRLKDMIISGGENIYSIEVERVLAEHPAVSDVAIIGIPDDKWGEVVKAVVQLEGEATEDELITFARERLAAYKCPKSVDFKDELPRNPTGKILKKDLRKQYS
- a CDS encoding maleylpyruvate isomerase N-terminal domain-containing protein, which produces MNATQFLALVDTDRGELKDRIGRARQRFYKLARTADPKARRRGLDWNVNQVIAHVLCVARRYQAIAEGRDFRRARYPRELDQINREEMLAAMAPIPELLEKLEALETVMDEFFDNLPDDYTNEFHCGATTSGIILQINWLFDLLLHGEDIARAVGVKWDIHERDMLLLLREVVEVAPAYVKPGISPTTDISVILQIPAARPYLMHIHDGTLEVRPRRSSDRPDAVLKAPASTMVRLILQRIGPVAAVGKGLRIVGGRRPWKALQLGSCIESP
- a CDS encoding GlxA family transcriptional regulator, translated to MVILGFPGVQALDLVGPFEVFTGATICLASQGRADEGYSVTIVTRTGEPAATLTGLALVAQLFPDPREPIDTLVLPGGMGVDDARRDPDTVGWIRIAAEQSRRVVSVCTGAFIAAQAGLVDGCVATTHWAFASQLADEFPAVTVDPEPIFVRSSEQVWTAAGVTAGIDLTLSLVEDDYGTDVAQTVARWMVMYLRRPGGQTQFAAPVWMPRAKRAPIRDVQNAIEAEPGGAHSIPELARRAAMSPRHFTRVFTDEVGEAPGAYVERIRTEAARRQLEETDDTVTVIAARCGFGSAETLRRNFVRRLGISPDQYRKTFA
- a CDS encoding tetratricopeptide repeat protein codes for the protein MSVTTAKDDADTADELKPSETGEAADDTAPDDTGNDVGDSEPATDPRWGRRLLIGAVVVIFVAALATSGYLGWQLWQGQQIEQASQQAQQAAVTYAQILTSIDSNNVDENFAQVLDGSTGEFKDMYSQSSVQLRQLLIDNKATAHGVVLDSAVQSASKDKVVVLLFVDQAVSNTSVPDPRVDRSRIKMTMENVDDRWRASKVELP
- a CDS encoding DUF427 domain-containing protein, which codes for MPTPDKPRPGQESVWDYPRPPRLEEFHGSITVELGGVVIASTTAAWRVLETSHPPTYYLPASSFIDGSLRAAAGSSWCEWKGQASYFDLVSPRRVASRAAWTYVSPTRGFTAIAGALAVMPALVDRCTVDGEEVTPQPGGFYGGWITSRVAGPFKGIPGSMGW
- a CDS encoding PadR family transcriptional regulator; this encodes MPSKPTTTSFALLGLLGIKPWTAYEIVAQIKRGMHFFWPRSDAHLYAELKRLVERGHATAELVDGRRKQATRYTITPEGRAALADWFGTDPAAPLLEVEGFLRMFLGDQTTKENLRAALEATARHAREYHAKGNALIDELLTTGGPFPQRLHLIERQAMFIADFYRNLIEWCDETIAEIDEWRDTRDVGLTPTGRKQWERILAEPDP
- a CDS encoding TspO/MBR family protein; protein product: MKSGTIAGTAVATAATAVIGGLASRPAQSPWYANLKKPPYQPPRQAFPIVWPILYADIAVVSAATIDDLEQRGLRDERRTYIAALATNLILNGSWSWLFFNRRWLGTSAIAAGILAISSADLTRRSVAVRGGKAAPMAAYAAWTSFATALSTHIWALNRRR
- a CDS encoding o-succinylbenzoate synthase; this encodes MVCVPQLDEVLDGLHVVSLPMRVRFRGITVREVALIEGPVGWGEFGAFPEYEPPEAVFWLASAVEAAYRAPPAVRRDRIPINATVPAVVARQVPEVLSRFPGARTAKVKVAEPGQTLADDVVRVNAVRALVPTVRVDANGGWSVDEAAEAAAALTADGPLEYIEQPCATVPELAALRRRVDVAIAADESIRKADDPLRVVREHAADVAVLKVAPLGGVARILEIADQIDIPIVVSSALDSAVGIGRGLLAAAALPDLPYACGLGTGGLFVDDVGEPVEPVDGFLPVAPVTPDPARLAALAAASDRRRWWIDRIKACYPLMS